In the genome of Phycisphaerae bacterium, one region contains:
- a CDS encoding ImmA/IrrE family metallo-endopeptidase has translation MLEHRGGRFHIYCNIAGNRNPARIRFTLSHELGHYFIDDHRQALEAGQPPHPSLSEYQSDNPVEREADHFASNLLMPSSRFLRLARKSMPGAPAILALADTFETSRTSTAIRYVQLDASICALVRWKPDGTATRWFSPSAYRIGFRKIHTTANHVPPDSATGKVLQSLDPAPATHFEGTTVASQWFPFIRQGSSQDVLAKEHAIPLGEFGALTIVLPDAKDPSCHPMRWS, from the coding sequence ATGCTGGAACATCGCGGGGGGCGTTTCCACATTTACTGCAACATCGCCGGAAATCGCAATCCAGCACGCATTCGCTTTACGCTTTCGCACGAGCTTGGCCATTACTTCATAGATGACCATCGCCAAGCGCTTGAAGCCGGCCAACCTCCGCATCCGTCCCTGAGCGAATACCAATCAGATAATCCCGTCGAGCGCGAAGCTGATCACTTCGCCTCCAATCTTCTGATGCCCAGCTCACGTTTTCTTCGGCTGGCCCGCAAGTCAATGCCGGGCGCGCCCGCCATTCTGGCCCTCGCAGATACCTTCGAGACATCCCGAACCAGTACGGCCATTCGATACGTGCAGTTGGATGCATCGATTTGCGCACTCGTGCGCTGGAAACCGGATGGCACCGCAACCCGCTGGTTCTCACCCAGCGCCTACCGCATAGGCTTTCGCAAGATCCATACGACCGCAAATCACGTTCCGCCAGATTCGGCGACAGGCAAAGTACTGCAAAGCCTTGATCCCGCGCCGGCGACCCATTTTGAAGGCACTACGGTCGCAAGCCAGTGGTTCCCGTTTATCCGCCAGGGTTCCAGTCAGGATGTTTTAGCCAAGGAGCATGCCATCCCGCTGGGTGAGTTTGGAGCACTGACGATCGTTCTTCCCGACGCCAAGGACCCCAGTTGCCACCCGATGCGATGGTCGTAG